The Clostridia bacterium DNA segment TCGATCGTCCAACGTGGCGAGCCCCTTTCGCGAACGAATGTTCGTATCCTTCGCCAAGGGGCCGGCCATTCCTCCCAAGGGACCGCGGATCAGCGGGAATGGCCCCACGCCCTGCGGACCGCGTCACTCAGGCGGACGTCCTCGTTTCGGACGAGGCCACCCACGGCTGGACGGACGACCTCCCACGCGGCGCGCGTGGGCGCGTCCCACCGGGGCGGGAACGGCACGAAGCGGCCGGCGCTCGCCGATTGCAGCGCCCAGCCGACGGCCGACGCCCACGCTTTCGGCGCCTGCGCCTGCCATGCGGCGGCGCCCTCCCGTCCCGCGGGCACCATCCCCAGCGCCGCCTCCACCTGGCTGTCCCGCCAGAGGCTGTAGTCGCGAGCGACCTGCACGGCTGCCTGCGTGTGCGCCGCACCCTGGTACGGCTTTTGGTAGAAGACGTACACGCCGGCCACGCCCAGCACCGGCCGCGGCTCGCCGCCGCCGGGAGGCGGCGCGGGCGCCGCCCACGGCAGGCGGCGCATCACCTGGCTCAAGGATGGCGGCGTCAGCCCGCCGATCACGACGGCCTGCCGCTTCACGAAGCGGAACAGCGCCGTCTCCTCCGCTCCCGCATCGACGGACGGAAGCGCCTGCGCCGCGGCCAACTCGTCGAGCGCAGCGGCCACGCGCGCCCAGGCGCGGGCGTCCGGGCCGGCCGCCGCGAACATCTCAAGCGCCGCCCGCTCGCCTCCCGCGTCCATGACGAGGGCGTCGTGGTTCATCCGCCACCAGAGTTCGGCGTTCTTCTTCATGGCGCCGAGCAGGTCGTCCGGACCGGGCGCGCCCCCATCGTCCTTGAGCCGATCGGCGTCGACCACCCACCACCAGAAGGCCAGCCACCGCGGGAAGGCGGCCAGCCCGCGGGCGTCGCGCAGCGCGGCGAGGCCGGCGCCGGTCCAGGCCTTCGGGTCGATGACGCCCTGCCTCCGGTCCGACTCACCCGAGCGGAAATACGGCTCGAGCGGCACGCGCCAAGCCGTCGTGAGCGGCGCCCAGTCGTATGGCGCAGCGAAGACGTCCGGTCCGCGCCCGCGGGCGAGGGCGGCGTCCAGGGTCGCCTGCGCCTCGGCCGGCGGAAGGATCCGCACGTCGACGGTGATGTTCGGATGCGCCTTGTGGTACGCGGCCGCCCAGGCAGCCACGCGGTCCCGGTACGGGGCGCCCGGGACGGGCTTGTCGACGTCCCAGAGCGTGACCTTGTACGCGCCCTTCGGGTTCAGCGCGACCGGGCGGAACGCCGGCCGCTCCCCGGAGTAGCCCGGCTGCGCGGGCCACCAGACGAGGACCCCGTACGCGGCGACCGCCGCGACGAGGAGCGTCCCGGCCACCCCCGCAATCCACGCGTTGCTCGGCTTTCGAAACCAGCGCCTCATCGCTCTCGCTCACCCTCGTGGCGCAATCCCACCAGCCATTGCAGGTCTCGGCCGGCTTCGCCGTCGACGGGCAATCCGTAGAACGCCTCGACCTGCCGGACCGCTTCGACCATCTTCGTCCCGTACCGGCCGTCCGCGCGGCCGACATCGTAGCCGGCCTGCCGCAGGCGGAACTGCAGGACGACGACGTCCTGGCCGCTTTCGCCGGGCTCGAAGAGGTCGCGCGGGATGACCTCGGGTTCCGGGCCGATGATGTTGACCGGCGTGCCGAGCGGGACGAGCGGGAACAGCTCGATGACGTTCTCGTTGAACATGCGGAAGCAACCGTGGCTCGCCCTCGTGCCGATCGACCACGGCTTGTTCGTCCCATGAATTCCGTAGATGCCCCACGGTACGTCGAGGCCCATCCAGCGCGGCCCGAAGCCGTCGCCCCAGTCGCGGTCCTTGTGCACCACGCGGAACTCGCCCACGGGCGACGGATCCTCCTCCGTGCCGATGGCGACCGGATATTTCTTCACCTTCTGGCCCTTGACGTACAGGGTGATCGTCCGCTCGTTCAGGTCGATCACCAGAAGACGATCCTTCGGCGACGGCTCCTCGGCGGCGGCGAGCATCCGCCCGAACACCTCGCGCCACCGTTCCGCGAACGCCGGGATCGCGGCCACCACAGGCGCCGGCTGGCCTTCACCGCACGCGGGCGAACCGGCCGCCGCCGCCGGTCCGCGGCCACACCCCGGCAGGAGCGACACGAACACGGCAACGATCGCCGTCCAGCGGCGCGCCCGCACGCCCTTGACCCCCTCCGCACGCTAGAACGGTATGGCGTCGCGCACCGGCCTAGAACGGCCGCCCCGCCGGCCGAAGCCACGCCATCGGGCCTTGAGAAACGGTGCGACCCCTGTAAGATGTGGGAGGATAGTTTGAGGGGGGACAGGCGTGTTCATCTCGACGAAGCGCAGCCGGTTCTACGACCTGCTCGCGCGCCAGGCCGAGGCGGTCCACCGGGGCGCCGAGGCCCTTCGCAGCGTCGTCGAGCACTTCTCCGCCACCACGGAGCGCAAGCAGTGGTCGGAGAAGGTGCGCCAGGTGGAGCAGGAGGGCGACGGCATCGAGCGCGAGATCATCGACGAGCTCAACCGCTCGTTCATCACGCCGCTCGACCGCGAGGACATCTACGCGATCGCGTCGGGAATGGAATTCATCCTGGACGTCATCGAAGGCGTCGCCGACCGCATCGAGCTGTATTCCATCGAACGGCTGATCCCCGAGATCGAGGCTCAGGCCGCGGGGCTCTGCCGGGAGACGGGTGCGCTGGTCCAGATGATCGCCGACCTGCGCAACCTGAACAAGACGGAGCTCATGCGCGCGATCCAGGACCTGAAGGCGGCAGAGAGCGAGATGGACCGCCACTACCGGTCGGGCATGGCCTCCCTCTTCCACAACGACAAGCTCTCCGCGCTCGAGGTCTTCAAGCTGAAAGAGATCAGCGAGGCCATGGAAGAGGCCTCCGACCATTGCGAGGACGTGGCCGACACCATCGAAAGGATTGTCATCAAGCATGCCTGAGACGGCCACCGGCACCGTGGTGCTCGTCGTGCTCGCCGCCCTGGCCTTCAGTTACATCAACGGCTTTCACGACACTGCCAACGCGATCGCCACCTCGGTGTCCACGCGCGTGCTCACCCCGCGGCAGGCCGTGCTCATGTCCGGGGTGCTGAACTTCCTCGGAGCGCTCTTGTCCACCGGCGTGGCGGCGACGATCGGCAAGGGGATCGTCCGCCCGTCGTCCGTCACCTTGACGATCCTGCTGGCCGCCCTCTCCGCGGCGATCCTGTGGAATCTCGTCACGTGGTACTACGGCATCCCGTCCAGTTCGTCCCACGCCCTCATCGGCGGCGTCATCGGCGCGGCGGTGGCGGCCCACGGCTGGGGCGTGGTGGAACCGACGGCCTTCCACCAGGTCCTCCTGCCCTTGCTCGTCTCCCCGCCAGCCGGCCTCGTCGCCGGGTTCGTCGTCATGACGGTCTTGTACATCCTCCTCCGCAACTGGACACCGGCGCGCGTCAACGCCTGGTTCTCCAAGTTCCAGATCCTCTCCGCCGCGTGGATGTCGCTCACCCACGGCCTGAACGACGCGCAAAAGTCCATGGGCATCATCACCATCGCGCTGGTGGCGGCCGGCGCGATCCCATCCTTCCACGTCCCGCTCTGGGTGAAGATCGTCGCGGCGCTCACCATGGCGGCCGGCACGGCCGCCGGCGGATGGCGGATC contains these protein-coding regions:
- a CDS encoding L,D-transpeptidase family protein, which gives rise to MRARRWTAIVAVFVSLLPGCGRGPAAAAGSPACGEGQPAPVVAAIPAFAERWREVFGRMLAAAEEPSPKDRLLVIDLNERTITLYVKGQKVKKYPVAIGTEEDPSPVGEFRVVHKDRDWGDGFGPRWMGLDVPWGIYGIHGTNKPWSIGTRASHGCFRMFNENVIELFPLVPLGTPVNIIGPEPEVIPRDLFEPGESGQDVVVLQFRLRQAGYDVGRADGRYGTKMVEAVRQVEAFYGLPVDGEAGRDLQWLVGLRHEGERER
- a CDS encoding DUF47 family protein, whose product is MFISTKRSRFYDLLARQAEAVHRGAEALRSVVEHFSATTERKQWSEKVRQVEQEGDGIEREIIDELNRSFITPLDREDIYAIASGMEFILDVIEGVADRIELYSIERLIPEIEAQAAGLCRETGALVQMIADLRNLNKTELMRAIQDLKAAESEMDRHYRSGMASLFHNDKLSALEVFKLKEISEAMEEASDHCEDVADTIERIVIKHA
- a CDS encoding inorganic phosphate transporter, with protein sequence MPETATGTVVLVVLAALAFSYINGFHDTANAIATSVSTRVLTPRQAVLMSGVLNFLGALLSTGVAATIGKGIVRPSSVTLTILLAALSAAILWNLVTWYYGIPSSSSHALIGGVIGAAVAAHGWGVVEPTAFHQVLLPLLVSPPAGLVAGFVVMTVLYILLRNWTPARVNAWFSKFQILSAAWMSLTHGLNDAQKSMGIITIALVAAGAIPSFHVPLWVKIVAALTMAAGTAAGGWRIIHTLGVRMIRLAPVHGFASEFAAATIISLASAFKMPVSTTHVIASSVMGVGSAKNVRQVRWVIATEIIIAMFVTIPVTAVIAGALYEAIRLL